One genomic segment of Methanobacterium spitsbergense includes these proteins:
- the fni gene encoding type 2 isopentenyl-diphosphate Delta-isomerase: protein MISDRKLEHLLLCKNCEVEYRKKTGFEEIELVHKALPEVNKGDIDISIEFLGKKLDSPFLISAITGGHPAALSINREFAKAVNTLNIGMGVGSQRAAIVNPELESTYTVVREEAPSSFIIGNIGCQQIELAQRSVDMINADALAVHLNPLQEAIQPEGDVNARGHINAIKEISKTLKLPVIAKETGAGIKAEDAIKLESAGVSAIDVAGSGGTSWAAVETYRANDRSMGDLFWDWGIPSAASTVEVCESVEIPVISSGGIRSGLDAAKALALGADAVGIALPLLKEAYIGHESVINKLNKFNEELRVAMFLVGASNIAELRKSDLIIKGNTREWLNERGFDTKKYARRSQNER from the coding sequence ATGATTTCAGACAGAAAATTAGAACATTTACTCCTGTGTAAAAACTGCGAAGTTGAATACAGGAAGAAAACAGGATTTGAGGAGATAGAACTCGTCCACAAAGCCCTTCCAGAGGTGAACAAGGGAGACATTGATATTTCAATAGAATTCCTTGGTAAAAAATTGGATTCACCTTTTTTAATATCTGCTATTACTGGAGGACATCCAGCTGCATTATCCATTAACAGGGAATTTGCAAAGGCAGTGAACACACTCAATATTGGGATGGGTGTTGGAAGCCAGAGAGCAGCAATAGTAAATCCCGAACTCGAATCAACATACACAGTTGTGAGAGAAGAAGCACCATCATCATTTATAATTGGTAACATTGGCTGTCAACAAATTGAATTGGCACAAAGATCAGTTGATATGATAAATGCAGATGCGCTTGCAGTACATTTAAACCCATTACAAGAAGCTATACAGCCTGAGGGTGATGTAAATGCAAGAGGACATATTAATGCAATAAAAGAAATTTCAAAAACCCTTAAATTACCGGTTATAGCCAAGGAAACTGGTGCAGGTATCAAAGCAGAAGATGCTATAAAACTTGAAAGTGCCGGAGTTAGTGCAATAGACGTTGCAGGTTCTGGTGGAACAAGTTGGGCAGCTGTAGAAACATACCGGGCAAATGACAGATCCATGGGAGATCTTTTCTGGGACTGGGGAATACCAAGTGCAGCAAGTACTGTAGAGGTTTGTGAGTCAGTTGAAATACCAGTAATATCATCCGGCGGTATAAGAAGCGGTTTAGATGCGGCCAAAGCTTTAGCTTTGGGGGCAGATGCAGTAGGTATTGCATTGCCACTTTTGAAAGAAGCTTATATTGGACACGAATCAGTAATTAATAAACTTAATAAATTTAATGAGGAACTCCGCGTTGCAATGTTCCTTGTCGGAGCATCAAACATAGCAGAACTTAGAAAATCAGACCTTATTATTAAAGGCAATACAAGGGAATGGCTCAATGAAAGAGGTTTCGACACAAAAAAATACGCGAGGAGATCACAGAATGAGCGTTGA